ATGTTCCTGCTCGTCTTGTCAGCGACATCAGGTATCTTTTCGGCGCTCTTAAACCAGTTCAAGCAGCAGTCCAAGATCGCCGAGACGGACATAGAAGGCGTAGTGGGGCTCGAGATGCTCCGGCAGGACATCGAAAGCGCAGGATACGGACTTCCCTGGGACATGGGTGGTAACGCTTATCTTGAGGCTGACGTCAACAACACAACGACCTGGGTCGATCGAGACCTCAACGACGGCCCCCCCAATAATCCCGCGAGGGGCGCCGATGTCGCAGGGGCTTCCAACCCGCCAGGGGCTGTAAGAGCCCTGGACAACGTGGCGATGAACAACACTTCCGATGTGCTTTCGATAAAATCCGCATCCGTGGCGAAAAACGGAGCGTCACAAAAGTGGACCGAGCTGGCATTCGGAGGCGTAACAAAGAACGGTCTTTCGGGCGAAACATTTCTCAATTCCGACAGTGTGACGGTCCTTTCCCTCATTGGAAATACTTTTTCTCTCGTCGGCGCAACGGTCTTTTCGAACATCGCATCTTTGGCGCCCCTAGGCAGTAGAGAAACCCGGATCGTCTACGGAGTAGACCCTAACACAAACCCCCTGAGGTTTCCGTTTAACAGGGCGGACTACTACGTCAGGGTCCCTACCACGGTGCCAAACCGGTGTGCAACCGGGACATCCGCCGGTACGGATAGGGGCACAGGAGTCCTTTACAAAGGTGTTGTCAGTCAGGCAGATGGCACATTCGGGGCGATCATGCCCGATGGCACATACCCCAACGAGCTCCCTCTCCTCGACTGTGTAGCCAGCATGCAGGTGGTTTTCGGGCTGGATCAACTCGGCAACGGAACTATTTCATACAAAGACGCCGG
The window above is part of the Thermodesulfovibrionales bacterium genome. Proteins encoded here:
- a CDS encoding prepilin-type N-terminal cleavage/methylation domain-containing protein; protein product: MIRREEGFTLVELMITMVMFLLVLSATSGIFSALLNQFKQQSKIAETDIEGVVGLEMLRQDIESAGYGLPWDMGGNAYLEADVNNTTTWVDRDLNDGPPNNPARGADVAGASNPPGAVRALDNVAMNNTSDVLSIKSASVAKNGASQKWTELAFGGVTKNGLSGETFLNSDSVTVLSLIGNTFSLVGATVFSNIASLAPLGSRETRIVYGVDPNTNPLRFPFNRADYYVRVPTTVPNRCATGTSAGTDRGTGVLYKGVVSQADGTFGAIMPDGTYPNELPLLDCVASMQVVFGLDQLGNGTISYKDAGWLQTYTAADIRSQLKEVRVYILAQEGQRDPNYTFTNFTGGCPTCIKVGETGMGGNDFDLTAIKYYQNYRWKLYTIVARPGFI